The segment GTCTGGAGGCTCGATCGGGCGTATCTGCATTTTACTACCTTTGTGGGCTTTCGAAGGTTCGCGCCGCGAGGGCGCGGGCCTACTTGTTTCGGCGCGTCTCGACGAATGCCGCGAGCTTGTCGATCGCCATTCGCCAGCCGATTTCATTGTCGGCCGGCGAGAGGCCGGGCGGCAGGTTGTCGTGGACGGCGAGCAGATCGGCGCCGCCGGCCGCATCAATGAGTGTGAAGGTGACGGTCATCTCGCCGCGCATCGCGGCATCGTCCGTCTCGAACTCCAGCACTTCAATGACCTGTTCATTGGGAACCAGTTTGACGAAGCGGCCATGGTAGGTGTCGGTGTGGGCGGTCGTCTTGCCGGTCCCGGTCGGCGCGTCGTAGGTAAGCGAGATTCTGAATAGACCCCCTTCGCGGGCATCGAAGGCATGCACGCGGCTGGTCATCCCGTCCGGCACCATCCATGTCGCGACCGCTTGCGCGTCGAGAAGGGCGCGATAGACCTCTGCGCGAGGGGCGTTCAGGTGGCGGCGAATGCGTGTAGAGGCGGCGGCCATCAGTCGAATCTCCCTCAGCGGACGTTGCTTGGTTGGTCATGTCGAGCGGCTGCGTTACCTGTACCCGGTGGCGTCGGCCGGTTTGCCGGGATCCTGCACCTCCACCATGTAGCGCCAGGCATCGGGCTGGGAACCGTCAAGATCGGTGAAGCCGTAAACTTTTGCGAGCTGGCCGCTCGAAAGAGATTGGCCGTTCCAGCGTGATACCTTGGGATCGGCGGCGAGGTGGGCCACGGCGCGGCCGACGTAACGGGGCGTTTCGCTGATCACGAAGTGGGGCTGCTTCGCGGTGGCGTCCCGCCAGTTGGCTTCGGTGACGCCGTAGATATCCAACATCATCTCGGAGCGCAGCCAGCCGGGGGTCAGCGCCACGGCGGTGCATTGATGGGGCGAAAGCTCCTTCGCCTGCGCCCAGGCCATTCGAATGACCGAAGTTTTGGCGAGATCGTAGAAGAGCGACAGCCGGTAGTTTGCATTGTTGTATTCGGCGGTGCCGTCGGTCATCTCGACGAGCAACCCGCCCGGATGTTTGATCAAGAGGGGGAGGGCGAAGTGGCTGGTGATGATGTGGGTGTCGATCGCGAGCCGCAGCAGGCGCAAGCCCTTTTCGAGAGAATGCTCCCACACCGGCACGTTCCACTCGGTCAAGAGTTCCCCTCCCCAGACATCATTCACCAGGAGATCAAGGCGGCCTTGCTCGCGCTCGATCTGCGCGACCAACGCCTTCACTTGCGCCGGGTCTAAATGATCGACCTGCAGGGCGATCCCTCGGCCGCCGGCTTGCTGGACCATCTTGGCGGTCTCTTCGATCGTTTCGGGACGGTTATACTCCGAACGTTGCGCGCGGGTGGTCCGGCCGGTGCAGTAGACCGTGGCGCCCGCCGCGCCGAGCTCGACCGCGATGCCGCGCCCCGCGCCGCGCGTCGCCCCTGCGACCAATGCGACTTTGCCTTGAAGGGGTTGATTCATCTGCCGTTCTCCCGCTTTTATCCGCCCAGGTTCGTTTGATGCCAAACAGGTAGACGCCTTAAAGGCTTTTCTTGCGGCTGGTTTTTAGGTATACGCCGAAAATAGGTGGGTTGTCAAACATTCCATAAGATCAAATATTCTGTTCTTATGGGAACGTATATAAAGAATGAAGAGCAGGGAGAGATCAACCTCGTTGGAATGAGGGTCCCCTCAATGAACTTTCAATGGGGTGGGCTTGCGGGGAGGGGGGTAGGCCTGGTCCAATGCTTCCAGATCGCGGATCGTTAGATGGACATCGAGCGCTTCGCGGTTCTGTCGAACGTGCTCGATCTTGCTCGCCTTCGCGATGACGATCACCTCCTGCTTTTGAAGCAGCCAGGCGAGCGCCGCCTGGGCCGGGGTGATTCCGTGACGTGAGGCGATCTCCTTCAAGAGGGGATCGTCAAGCATGCGCCCCTGCTCGATCGGGGAGTAGGCCATGATCGGAATGTGGCGCTTCAGACACCAAGGGAGGAGCGCGGTCTCCACCTCGCGGTGATAAAGATTATAAAGCACCTGGTCGGTCGCGACCTGTTCGCCGTTCGGGACGGTCACCAGCTCTTTCATATCGGGGAGATCGAAATTGCTGACCCCCCAGTCCCGAATCGCCCCGGCCTCTTTCAGCGCTTCGAAGGCTTCGACGGTTTCGGAAAGGGGATAGTCGCCTCTCCAATGAAGCAGGTAGAGATCGAGGCGATCGGTCTTCAAGCGCTTGAGGCTCCGCTCGCAGGCGGCGACGGTTCCGCGCCGGCTGGCATTAAACGGATACACTTTGCTGACCAGATAAACCTCGTCGCGGCGTCCTTCGATCGCTTCCCCCACCACCTCTTCGGCGCCCCCTTCGCCGTACATTTCCGCCGTGTCGATGAGGGTTAGGCCGAGGTCGAGGCCGAAGCGAAGCGCGGCGATTTCTTCCTGCCGCCGTTCCGGCGTCTCGCCCATTCCCCAGGTCCCCTGGCCGAGCACGGGGACCGGTACTCCTGATGGAAGCGTCACGGTTCTCATTGGGTTTCTCCGATCACACTATGAGATCTTGAAGTATCTATAGATATTCTAAGGCGGTTGAGATGGTTGGAGCAATACTTCGGGGTGATGATCCTCGTGTGATGGAGTGAGGGAGATTTTATTTTCCGTGTTTGGACGTAGATTGTGTTCGCTGTCGATTTCTTCTTTCTCCACCATCACCCATCCGGACATTGCCCGGCCGTTGATGTCGAATGGTTTGACATGCTTTTGTTCAAAGCGCGGTCGGCTTCCTCTTTTCCCAGCCGGAGGATCAAGAATTCTTTATAGACGCCCACGCACATGTTTCCGTTCAGCAGAAATCCGACACCGCCGAACATCTCTTTTTCGGAGAAGCCTTTGCGGGTTTTGAGGAGGGGTTGGAGGCGGTCAGAGAGAGACTTATTATAAGGCATGGCGGCGCCGTTAATGCAATGACGGGTTGTGTTGTTTCGGAGTTTACCCTCGGATTCTAATTTGCTTCTCTTCAACGATCCAGAGATGTCCTTTGACCGGTTCACGAGAAAATACTTGCATCACATGCGTGAAGATGTCGAGAAGATGCGGCTTGTCTTGCCGTTCCAGGCGCAGGACGATTATTCCGGAAAACTGGTCAGGAGGGTAAAGCCGAATATCAGCGAAGTCCGTATCCAATGTTACTAAAGCACGTTCTTCTTGTTGACAAACACTTGCGATATTGGAATCGGCACTACCGCCAAGGTGTTGTTCCGATACCGTCCTCGCATCGTGGCCTTCTTCGCGGAGAAGGCCGGCAATTTCAATGGGAAGATTTTCGTCAACTTTGAATTTCATTAGGTCGTTCTATGCCGGCATGATGACAACCCGCTCTCGCGCGAGTTCGGCTGCGTATGCGATGGCGGCCTGCACGGCTTCGCGAGTGAGGGAAGGATAACTCTGTAAAATCTCATCTGCTGTGAGACCGGCGGCAAGATTATCAAGCACCACGGACACCATGATTCTTGTCCCCTTGATGCACGCCTTACCATGGCAAATCTCCTGATCAACCGTTATATACTCTTTCCAGTTCATCTGAAAAAACCTCCAAAGAATGAGGGACTAAGATATTCTATCACGGTTAACGGGGTGTCGTGGACTTTAGTTCAACTTGACTCCTGATGGTGGCTCAGATGTTGAGGTACTTCGGAACCTTTGTTTCTAAGAGTTGAACGAGTTCCTTTTGCATATAATCGTAATCATCTGGAATTCCTAGGACGATGATCCGTTTTCCTTTAAGTGGTCCGTTGAACTGCTTGCTGAGATTTTTCTTGTGACCCGCTTCCATGACAAAGATGGCATCGGCCCATTCGATCATCTCCGCCGAAACCCGAAGCTCCGCGTCGTGATTGAGCCCGGCGGACATCGCCTCTACGTTCGGCCATTTTGAAAAGACCGCTTCGGCCGTCGGGCTCCGAAGACGATTCTGGCTGCAGATGAAAAGAAGTTTTTTCATTGCTGGTTTATGGAATTAACGAGCGGGGTGACGAGGTTATCCAGATTCAAGACCCGACCCCCATAACCAGACCCCCAGACCCCCATAACCAGACCCCCATAACCACGTGAATTAAGTATGGTGCCCCGGAATTCGAAATGGGTAAAAAGCAAAAAATCAAGAACGGGTTTTGACGAAATTATCAAACTGTCCGATAGCGTGCGAGACGGCATTGCTGATCTGCACAATCGTTGGAATAATCGGTTGAAACTTGAAAAACTCGATATCGCCAAAAAATATATCAACCGTAGAATCGGTATCGGGATTGAATTCAATGGTGCTGCCAGGTACAATTCCGAGGGTCATAATTCTACTCCGGCCGATTTTGTCCATCCCACACATCTGATTCGTGACTGTAAGAGCTACTATTCCATCAGGGCGGATAACAGTCATACGACGGATAGAGGACACATTTACTGTGGGCGTGAGAATAATATGCTTGTCCTCAACGTCAAGGCAATGAAGCGCGTAAAGTATCTCGCCCTTCCCCCCTTTATATGCTTCGAAGGAAGCAAGGAATTCC is part of the Candidatus Manganitrophus noduliformans genome and harbors:
- a CDS encoding DUF433 domain-containing protein — its product is MNWKEYITVDQEICHGKACIKGTRIMVSVVLDNLAAGLTADEILQSYPSLTREAVQAAIAYAAELARERVVIMPA
- a CDS encoding DUF5615 family PIN-like protein, with product MKFKVDENLPIEIAGLLREEGHDARTVSEQHLGGSADSNIASVCQQEERALVTLDTDFADIRLYPPDQFSGIIVLRLERQDKPHLLDIFTHVMQVFSREPVKGHLWIVEEKQIRIRG
- a CDS encoding TfoX/Sxy family protein, translated to MPYNKSLSDRLQPLLKTRKGFSEKEMFGGVGFLLNGNMCVGVYKEFLILRLGKEEADRALNKSMSNHSTSTAGQCPDG
- a CDS encoding SDR family oxidoreductase, which encodes MNQPLQGKVALVAGATRGAGRGIAVELGAAGATVYCTGRTTRAQRSEYNRPETIEETAKMVQQAGGRGIALQVDHLDPAQVKALVAQIEREQGRLDLLVNDVWGGELLTEWNVPVWEHSLEKGLRLLRLAIDTHIITSHFALPLLIKHPGGLLVEMTDGTAEYNNANYRLSLFYDLAKTSVIRMAWAQAKELSPHQCTAVALTPGWLRSEMMLDIYGVTEANWRDATAKQPHFVISETPRYVGRAVAHLAADPKVSRWNGQSLSSGQLAKVYGFTDLDGSQPDAWRYMVEVQDPGKPADATGYR
- a CDS encoding low molecular weight protein tyrosine phosphatase family protein, producing the protein MKKLLFICSQNRLRSPTAEAVFSKWPNVEAMSAGLNHDAELRVSAEMIEWADAIFVMEAGHKKNLSKQFNGPLKGKRIIVLGIPDDYDYMQKELVQLLETKVPKYLNI
- a CDS encoding SRPBCC family protein, with product MAAASTRIRRHLNAPRAEVYRALLDAQAVATWMVPDGMTSRVHAFDAREGGLFRISLTYDAPTGTGKTTAHTDTYHGRFVKLVPNEQVIEVLEFETDDAAMRGEMTVTFTLIDAAGGADLLAVHDNLPPGLSPADNEIGWRMAIDKLAAFVETRRNK
- a CDS encoding aldo/keto reductase, producing the protein MRTVTLPSGVPVPVLGQGTWGMGETPERRQEEIAALRFGLDLGLTLIDTAEMYGEGGAEEVVGEAIEGRRDEVYLVSKVYPFNASRRGTVAACERSLKRLKTDRLDLYLLHWRGDYPLSETVEAFEALKEAGAIRDWGVSNFDLPDMKELVTVPNGEQVATDQVLYNLYHREVETALLPWCLKRHIPIMAYSPIEQGRMLDDPLLKEIASRHGITPAQAALAWLLQKQEVIVIAKASKIEHVRQNREALDVHLTIRDLEALDQAYPPPRKPTPLKVH